In Vibrio hippocampi, the following are encoded in one genomic region:
- the yddG gene encoding aromatic amino acid DMT transporter YddG yields MIHRPLNPATLLGIAAILLWSCLIALTRNIAELFGPIGGAAMLYSVSAIALVMVMGLPNWEQFSTKYLLIGGALFVCYEIFLSLALGMANDRHQAMEMAVINYLWPALTVLLTVMTSRQKVSLWVYPSVLLAFIGVCWCISGDQALSVSVLKQNIATNPATYLMAFSAAFIWAFYCHATANLSEGKNAIVLFFIATAITLWIQYFLSNESGMTFSLSSVSMLLLAGVVMGAGYACWNYAILKGDMVLLATFSYFTPVISTLFSSLFLAVALTDSFWKGVAMVTVGSLICYWATRKSPDKRQAIEASIND; encoded by the coding sequence ATGATTCACCGACCTTTAAACCCAGCGACCTTATTGGGTATTGCGGCTATTTTACTTTGGAGTTGCTTGATTGCGTTGACTCGTAACATTGCTGAGTTATTTGGACCAATAGGTGGCGCGGCGATGCTCTACAGCGTCAGTGCCATTGCATTGGTGATGGTGATGGGTTTACCCAACTGGGAACAGTTTAGTACTAAGTACTTACTGATTGGTGGGGCACTGTTTGTCTGTTATGAAATCTTTTTATCCCTTGCTCTCGGGATGGCAAACGATCGCCATCAAGCGATGGAGATGGCGGTAATCAATTACCTTTGGCCTGCTTTAACGGTGCTGTTAACCGTAATGACCAGTCGACAAAAAGTGAGTTTGTGGGTCTATCCAAGTGTGCTTTTAGCGTTTATTGGGGTTTGCTGGTGCATATCCGGTGACCAAGCGTTATCCGTTTCGGTGCTCAAGCAAAATATTGCGACGAACCCCGCTACCTATTTGATGGCGTTCAGTGCGGCCTTTATCTGGGCGTTTTACTGTCACGCGACCGCCAATCTTAGCGAGGGGAAAAACGCCATCGTACTGTTTTTTATCGCTACGGCGATCACCCTCTGGATTCAGTACTTTCTTAGCAATGAGTCGGGAATGACGTTTTCCTTGTCATCAGTGTCAATGTTGTTGTTGGCGGGTGTGGTGATGGGGGCGGGTTACGCCTGTTGGAACTACGCGATTTTGAAAGGAGACATGGTGCTATTGGCGACTTTTTCTTACTTTACGCCCGTGATATCAACCCTGTTCTCATCGCTGTTTCTTGCGGTCGCATTGACCGATTCCTTTTGGAAAGGGGTGGCAATGGTGACAGTAGGCTCACTTATTTGTTATTGGGCGACAAGAAAAAGCCCCGATAAACGTCAAGCTATCGAGGCATCAATCAATGATTGA